GCGCGATGAAAACGGTCAGGCCCTGTTTTTCATCGTTTCATCGCACAGGTGTTCCAGCCCAGCAGTGCGTAAGGCGGGCACCAGCCGATCAGGCCGGTCGCCAGCGGCACGATGCCAACCCAGCCCCACAGTCCGACGGTGCCGGTGGCGGCCAGTCCAATCAGCACCAGGCCGATGGCGATGCGAAGGATGCGGTCAATGCCGCCGACGTTGGATTTCATGGCTGTTTTCCCTGAGGTGAAGTGGATGATGGCCTGATTGGACGCCTTGCCGCGCGCCAAGTCTGTGACCTGGGTCACGCAGCCATCGTGCTTGCGGACGCCCGGTTCAGGCGGGCAGGCCGGCAGCCACGGCGCGCAGCGCGGCGCTGTCGCGGATGTGGATGCGCTCGCGCGCCAGTTCGACCCAGCCTTCGCGCTCGAAGCGGCGCAGCAGGCGCGAGATGATTTCGCGCACCGTGCCCAGCTCATCGGCCAGCGCCTGATGGGTCAGCGCGAGGTTTTGCCCCCGGCCCAGCAGCGCGGCGGCCAGCCGCTGGTCCAGCCGCTGAAAGGCCACCGCGTCGATCAGGCAGGTCAGGTCGGCCATGCGTTCGGCGAACAGGCCCAGCACCTCATTGCGAAAGGCCGGCGTTTCCAGCCAGCGGTTGAACACGTCGGGCGAGATCAGCAGCAAGGTGCTGGCCTTGGTCGTCACGCCATGCGCCGACAGCGGCTGGGTGCGAAACAGACACGCTGACGACACCAGGCACAGCTCGCCGGGAACCACCCGGTACAGCTCCAGCGAACGGCCATCGCCCGAACTGCGCGAGACCTTGATTTCGCCATCGAGCACCAGCGGAAAGCCCTGGCAAGGCGTGTTTTCAGTGAACAGCACCGTGCCGGCCGGCACGCTGATGGGCGCGATGGCCGGATGCACGTCGGCCAGGGAGGGCTGCACCTGCGCCAGGGCTGGGTAAAGCGTGGTGGGGGTGGGCAGGGCAGGTGCTTGTGTCATGAAGGCTGCTGTGCTTATTTGAGTTCAGCGGAGGCGAAAGGCGGTTTGCTGGAACGATTAGAGAACTCAGTCCTGATCTCCGCAAAAGACAACTGAAGCTCCACGATTCAGGTTGTGAACATCAAGCGCCATAGTTCTCCAGCGCAAATTGGACGACTAAATCCTATCCGACCACGACCGCAATGTTTAGTTTTATTTTTGTAGCAAGTACTTCTCAATGCGCCGTG
This DNA window, taken from Polaromonas hydrogenivorans, encodes the following:
- a CDS encoding YgaP family membrane protein codes for the protein MKSNVGGIDRILRIAIGLVLIGLAATGTVGLWGWVGIVPLATGLIGWCPPYALLGWNTCAMKR
- a CDS encoding Crp/Fnr family transcriptional regulator, encoding MTQAPALPTPTTLYPALAQVQPSLADVHPAIAPISVPAGTVLFTENTPCQGFPLVLDGEIKVSRSSGDGRSLELYRVVPGELCLVSSACLFRTQPLSAHGVTTKASTLLLISPDVFNRWLETPAFRNEVLGLFAERMADLTCLIDAVAFQRLDQRLAAALLGRGQNLALTHQALADELGTVREIISRLLRRFEREGWVELARERIHIRDSAALRAVAAGLPA